From a single Nostoc sp. MS1 genomic region:
- a CDS encoding TspO/MBR family protein, with protein MTESNNSNGIIENFVNILMGVKTGNKQTSVTSIGNTQELDIKAVLVYKLGTITQIGAMVLALLGMEKLVMWIDHNSSMPNWFSTLLTVLFFGLLSLRSRLFSPLDNTRSRQTYDQVIRPRWSPPPLVFPIVWMMIAVLRVISSVLVWQQMNHQFLVLPFILFVVHLALGDTWNTIFTVERRLGAAVPVVILGPWLSAIVVTAIYWQTIAIAGITLSFSCVWLTVAAVLVLRIWQLNGSEPLYPLKLTLETKELEHR; from the coding sequence ATGACCGAATCCAATAATAGTAATGGAATAATTGAAAACTTCGTCAACATATTGATGGGTGTAAAAACTGGAAATAAACAGACTTCAGTTACATCAATAGGTAATACACAAGAACTAGATATCAAAGCAGTTTTAGTGTATAAATTAGGAACTATTACCCAAATAGGGGCTATGGTTCTGGCGTTGCTGGGAATGGAAAAATTAGTAATGTGGATTGATCACAATTCTTCTATGCCCAATTGGTTTAGCACTTTATTGACTGTATTATTTTTTGGTTTATTAAGTTTGCGTTCACGACTTTTTTCTCCTTTAGATAATACCCGTTCTCGTCAGACCTATGACCAAGTAATTAGACCTAGATGGTCACCTCCACCATTAGTATTTCCTATAGTTTGGATGATGATTGCCGTTTTACGGGTAATTTCTTCTGTCTTAGTTTGGCAGCAAATGAATCACCAGTTTTTGGTTCTACCTTTCATTTTGTTTGTAGTACATCTGGCTTTAGGGGATACTTGGAACACCATTTTTACTGTAGAACGACGATTAGGTGCTGCTGTTCCTGTAGTTATTTTAGGCCCTTGGTTGTCTGCCATAGTAGTGACAGCAATTTATTGGCAAACTATTGCGATCGCCGGAATAACTTTATCATTTTCTTGTGTGTGGCTAACTGTAGCGGCTGTATTAGTATTGAGAATTTGGCAGCTAAATGGCTCTGAGCCATTGTATCCTTTAAAACTAACATTAGAAACCAAAGAGCTTGAACATAGATGA
- a CDS encoding S-adenosyl-l-methionine hydroxide adenosyltransferase family protein yields the protein MLVHIIADYGFGDLAFAEVVQRIKLHLPDAEPILTPVPAFATLAASFCIAQLGLNQAPAGTIIYHNIAPREDDEQARPGNAGERLAFARLLTGVRIIGVNAGYTFSFVRDLAVELRWAAVAAEGSQFRSRDLFPEAAGAIALGLPDALDEEIPRSEIPDVPPNCIAYIDGYGNLKTTIKYEESKTHQSDTVLVQIGENQHKAIKSDGSFAVKTGQLAFAPGSSGWMNSQGEHTCWMEVFLRGGNAWESFNRPAIGTQINVS from the coding sequence ATGCTAGTTCATATTATTGCTGATTATGGGTTTGGCGACCTTGCTTTTGCAGAGGTGGTACAGCGTATTAAGCTTCATCTACCGGATGCCGAACCAATACTGACACCCGTGCCGGCTTTTGCCACCCTAGCAGCCAGCTTCTGTATCGCACAGTTAGGTTTGAATCAAGCTCCAGCCGGGACAATTATTTATCATAATATTGCACCCCGTGAGGATGATGAACAGGCACGCCCTGGAAATGCTGGTGAACGTCTGGCTTTTGCCCGCTTGCTTACGGGTGTGCGTATCATTGGTGTCAATGCAGGTTATACTTTCTCGTTCGTACGTGATTTGGCTGTAGAATTGCGGTGGGCTGCTGTTGCCGCAGAGGGTTCACAGTTCCGCTCTCGTGATTTGTTTCCAGAGGCGGCAGGTGCGATCGCTTTAGGTTTACCTGATGCTTTAGATGAGGAAATTCCGCGCTCTGAGATACCTGATGTGCCACCCAACTGTATAGCCTATATTGATGGCTACGGTAATTTAAAAACTACTATTAAGTATGAGGAAAGCAAGACACATCAAAGTGATACTGTATTAGTGCAAATTGGTGAAAACCAACACAAAGCAATCAAAAGTGATGGGAGTTTTGCAGTAAAAACTGGCCAGTTAGCTTTTGCTCCTGGAAGCAGTGGTTGGATGAATTCACAAGGTGAACATACGTGCTGGATGGAAGTATTTCTTAGGGGTGGTAATGCCTGGGAATCTTTTAATCGCCCAGCAATTGGTACACAGATAAATGTTAGTTAA
- the gntT gene encoding guanitoxin biosynthesis MATE family efflux transporter GntT — MHQDSGLVRYFFKLASVNVISNLMVPLAGLLDVMFLGHLTQIRHLAGVALATILFNYIYWTFGFLRMGTTGMVAQAIGRKDYQSVLLIGLRHGILALILGLVILVLQQPLQILGFAILNATPEVKESGINFYNALVWGAPATLINFVLIGWFLGQAKSSKILLLSAVGNCANVLLDYLFIVQWGWESRGAGLATAISQYLMLMVGAVLCSQEISFKQLSTLTGKLFELSAFKSALRLNGEIIIRTFVLISTMAMFTNFSSMLGTQILAANTVLMQVVGLAAYFIDGLAFATESLAGIYQSNANSNSLKQLLKISLIGSLIIGITVAVVFILAPTSLLKLLTSHTEVIINLRSYIPWLLPVLGFGAIAYALDGYFLGLTQGRILRESMLIATTIGFIPSAMTAWYFHNSHLLWLSMALFMAARAITLALHLPATLNK; from the coding sequence TTGCACCAAGATTCTGGATTAGTTCGCTACTTTTTTAAACTTGCATCTGTAAATGTAATTTCAAATTTAATGGTTCCGTTAGCTGGACTATTAGATGTGATGTTTTTAGGTCATTTAACCCAAATTCGCCATTTAGCAGGTGTGGCACTAGCAACGATTCTATTCAATTACATTTACTGGACATTTGGTTTCTTGCGCATGGGTACAACTGGAATGGTTGCACAGGCAATAGGACGTAAAGATTACCAATCAGTTTTGTTGATTGGTTTACGACATGGAATCTTAGCATTGATATTAGGATTGGTTATTCTAGTGTTGCAGCAACCCTTACAAATTTTGGGATTTGCTATCTTGAATGCAACCCCTGAAGTTAAAGAATCAGGAATTAATTTCTATAATGCTTTAGTCTGGGGTGCGCCTGCCACGTTGATTAACTTTGTGTTGATTGGTTGGTTTTTAGGGCAAGCCAAAAGTAGTAAAATATTGTTGCTTTCAGCCGTTGGTAATTGTGCAAATGTATTACTTGATTATTTATTTATTGTTCAATGGGGATGGGAAAGTAGAGGAGCAGGTTTAGCAACAGCTATTAGTCAGTATTTGATGCTCATGGTGGGTGCTGTGCTATGTTCTCAAGAAATTTCATTTAAACAGTTATCTACTTTGACTGGAAAACTGTTTGAGCTATCGGCTTTTAAGTCGGCTTTAAGACTTAATGGGGAAATTATTATTCGGACTTTTGTTTTAATCTCGACAATGGCAATGTTTACTAACTTCAGTTCAATGTTAGGAACGCAAATTTTGGCAGCTAATACTGTACTAATGCAAGTAGTGGGATTAGCAGCATATTTTATTGATGGCTTGGCATTTGCTACTGAAAGTTTGGCAGGAATTTATCAAAGTAATGCAAATAGTAATAGTTTGAAACAACTATTAAAAATTTCTTTAATTGGCAGTTTAATTATAGGGATAACTGTTGCTGTTGTCTTTATTTTAGCTCCAACATCACTATTAAAATTACTGACTAGCCATACAGAAGTTATTATTAATTTGCGTTCTTATATTCCTTGGTTACTACCCGTTTTAGGATTTGGTGCGATCGCTTATGCACTAGACGGTTATTTTTTAGGCTTGACTCAGGGTCGTATCCTACGAGAATCTATGCTCATCGCCACAACCATTGGTTTTATTCCATCTGCAATGACAGCTTGGTATTTCCACAATAGTCATCTACTATGGTTATCAATGGCTCTATTTATGGCAGCAAGAGCAATAACTTTAGCACTACACTTACCAGCAACATTAAATAAGTAA
- a CDS encoding DUF922 domain-containing protein, with product MSERLRVRSHAILNCSSGLNNSSTYNSQASYSPLSAINQFSSATALQPKSYSNLDQTQKQIENQEFQQDKFEATKLEIQSKYGTLTSKDSNRLNLLQAKMNDLLQTRLETASRFGHNLSNIAIKRPDTLLKQESLQTKPAHELTDEIQQVSNSGFGQSFPIQRQSKKNTAKPKTQTNFKRENKTYTITAKTLQEAADQISQREEAGETTWKPKYSVKTDENGNVTDATVDVTITVTMPTWPNAAKLPKAAKAEWERALKVLKAHEEKHVKLAQDKLKDVAKSLIGKSEAEAEATFNAALAELQQASDDYDTASDHGRNEGTDLDTSLDSP from the coding sequence ATGAGCGAAAGGTTGCGTGTCCGCAGTCATGCAATTTTAAATTGCAGTTCTGGGCTAAATAATTCATCAACTTATAATAGTCAGGCTTCATACTCGCCATTATCAGCCATCAACCAGTTTTCATCAGCAACGGCACTTCAGCCGAAAAGTTACTCTAACTTAGACCAAACACAAAAACAAATAGAGAATCAAGAGTTTCAGCAAGATAAATTTGAGGCAACTAAACTAGAGATCCAATCTAAGTACGGCACCCTCACATCAAAGGATAGCAACAGATTGAATCTGTTACAAGCAAAGATGAATGACTTGTTGCAGACAAGACTAGAAACTGCATCACGTTTCGGACACAACTTGTCCAACATCGCTATAAAACGTCCAGATACATTGTTAAAACAAGAATCTTTACAAACTAAACCAGCCCATGAATTGACCGATGAGATTCAACAGGTTAGTAATAGTGGATTTGGTCAATCTTTCCCAATTCAGAGACAAAGTAAGAAAAATACTGCTAAACCAAAAACTCAGACTAATTTCAAACGGGAAAATAAAACTTATACAATTACCGCAAAAACTTTGCAGGAAGCTGCTGACCAAATTAGCCAACGCGAAGAAGCTGGAGAAACAACATGGAAACCTAAGTACAGTGTCAAAACTGACGAAAATGGCAATGTTACAGATGCAACAGTGGATGTAACAATTACTGTCACCATGCCTACTTGGCCAAATGCTGCAAAACTTCCTAAAGCTGCTAAAGCAGAGTGGGAACGTGCCTTGAAAGTCCTCAAAGCTCATGAGGAAAAACACGTTAAATTAGCACAGGATAAACTTAAGGATGTTGCTAAATCCCTTATTGGTAAATCTGAAGCTGAAGCTGAAGCAACGTTTAACGCTGCATTGGCAGAACTCCAACAAGCCAGCGATGACTACGATACCGCCAGTGATCATGGTCGTAATGAGGGTACTGACCTTGACACTAGTCTTGATTCTCCGTAA